Within the Cyprinus carpio isolate SPL01 chromosome B18, ASM1834038v1, whole genome shotgun sequence genome, the region AGCCCATCACTGGCATCTTCACAGGAGAGGGCCCCGCAGACGCCGTTTCTCGACAGTTATAGACCCCCGGCGGGTGTTCAGCGGGCGGACAGGTCAGAGGATTGGGCACGCTGTCTATGTTTGGGGTCCCACAGTCCCCTTTATTGTCCTCATCGGCGCCACCGTCCTCCTCCTCGTCTTCATCGTCATCGCAGCACAAAGCGTGGTAGAGGATCTTGTCGCTAAAGCGGACGCGTTCTCTAGTTTTCTGGCTGTGAGTGGAGCTGGATGCCTCCTCGCTGGAGGAGTCTGGGGTGATGATCAGGGGTCCGTTGGGGACGGGGAGGCCCCCGTTCATCTGTGAGTAGACGCTGGCTGTGGACGATGACGGCCTCCCCTGGCCCTCATCCGTATCCTCTCGCTGTGCTTTCCGGTTGGAGGCCTCTAGGAAGTTGCAGAAGTCCCAGCCGTCGGAGAGCATGTCCTGGCTGAGGAAGTCCAGTCTGAAAGCCTCACCCAAGCCACGCTCGCTGCTCGACGTGCTGCTCGCCGTCGCCACCATCCAGTCATCGGGCTCCAGGTCAAAGTCGATATCTGATGTGAGTTTGTCGATCTGACCCACCACCTgcgtgacagagagagagagagaaagtgatgaAATAATCAGTTTGCGTCCCTCGATCATCAAAGATGCATTAGCATCACCTCGCAGGTCAGTTTAATTTTACTTTGGTCAACTCAGGAGATACCAAGCAGAGCCCTGAAACGATCCTAGGATCATAACtaattttattaaactgtttGGACAAAAATGGAATTGAGTTTAGAACCTTTGACTTGAAGGTTGTCCAACATGATATTCGAAGCGAGT harbors:
- the LOC109109395 gene encoding inhibitory synaptic factor 1-like, with amino-acid sequence MSQSGAPAREPSETPSQREQIRSHMKMVIEQLEGILKELKDVAHELREVVGQIDKLTSDIDFDLEPDDWMVATASSTSSSERGLGEAFRLDFLSQDMLSDGWDFCNFLEASNRKAQREDTDEGQGRPSSSTASVYSQMNGGLPVPNGPLIITPDSSSEEASSSTHSQKTRERVRFSDKILYHALCCDDDEDEEEDGGADEDNKGDCGTPNIDSVPNPLTCPPAEHPPGVYNCRETASAGPSPVKMPVMGSHTLPRKGLLNPQKLLRNSSTQTVSDKSTQTVLPYVPAKQKNKDL